One Rhodoluna sp. KAS3 DNA window includes the following coding sequences:
- a CDS encoding glycosyltransferase family 2 protein, with protein MKPLLRAGYNLLSHPFAAKVSDALLMARYKAIASKASHGQLTEQKPNTDAPKITVVVPVYNVERYLALCLQSLVAQKYPNLAVIAVNDGSTDGSLKVAQSFAGQLNLTIVDQANAGLGAARNAGVRAIAATDYLMFLDSDDALTPNALHELAAQATKTNSDFVVGDVLRIKGLTRIKRVDTRQVFAKGTLSRTTLAQHPAAIQDVTAWNRLFKFSFWQHHEFEFPTGVFFEDMTLMTRAYLVSNSFDILAKPVYLWRVRTEGAKSITQQTNDTQKLADRLLSLRQIKVLLESGLPSGRTNQANVDAFKARVQKHDIKLYENSVPGSAEQFAEFLG; from the coding sequence ATGAAACCCCTGCTTCGCGCCGGCTACAACCTGCTTTCGCACCCGTTTGCCGCCAAGGTTTCTGATGCCCTGCTGATGGCCCGCTACAAGGCCATCGCCAGCAAGGCCAGCCACGGCCAGCTCACCGAGCAAAAGCCCAACACCGATGCTCCCAAAATCACAGTCGTGGTTCCGGTCTACAACGTTGAGCGTTACCTAGCCCTGTGCCTGCAGAGCCTGGTTGCCCAGAAGTACCCAAACCTAGCGGTCATCGCGGTTAATGATGGCTCGACCGACGGTTCACTCAAGGTGGCTCAAAGCTTTGCCGGCCAGCTAAACCTGACCATCGTTGACCAGGCCAACGCCGGCCTAGGTGCCGCTCGAAATGCTGGTGTGCGTGCCATTGCGGCCACCGACTACCTGATGTTTTTAGACAGCGATGACGCGCTGACCCCAAACGCACTGCACGAGCTGGCTGCCCAGGCCACCAAAACCAACAGCGATTTTGTGGTTGGCGACGTGCTGCGAATCAAGGGCCTAACCCGCATCAAGCGCGTTGATACCCGTCAGGTTTTTGCCAAAGGCACACTCAGCCGCACCACACTGGCCCAGCACCCAGCGGCCATTCAAGATGTCACGGCGTGGAACCGCCTGTTCAAGTTCAGCTTCTGGCAGCACCACGAGTTTGAGTTTCCGACCGGGGTTTTCTTTGAAGACATGACCCTGATGACCCGCGCTTATTTGGTCAGCAACTCGTTCGACATCTTGGCCAAGCCGGTCTATTTGTGGCGGGTGCGCACCGAGGGCGCCAAGTCAATCACCCAGCAGACCAACGACACCCAAAAGTTGGCCGACCGCCTGCTGTCTTTGCGCCAGATCAAGGTGCTGCTCGAGAGTGGTCTACCAAGCGGCCGCACCAATCAAGCCAACGTCGATGCCTTCAAGGCGCGCGTGCAAAAACACGACATCAAGTTGTATGAAAATTCAGTACCCGGCTCGGCCGAGCAGTTTGCCGAGTTTTTAGGCTAA
- the galU gene encoding UTP--glucose-1-phosphate uridylyltransferase GalU: protein MKTPTKAVIPVAGLGTRFLPATKAMPKEMLPLVDKPVIQYVVEESVRSGLTDILFVTGRDKYALENHFDSAEALESRLEEKGDDEKLALVQNPTHLGNIHYVRQGGAKGLGHAVLASRSFTGGEPFAVLLGDDVIEESSHLLERMIEVFVETQSSVVALVEVPMTEIHKYGSVKPAGQNGDVVSVSDFVEKPKAEVAPSNYAVIGRYILRPEILDIIETLEPGAGGEIQLTDALAIAARNPETSGGVVGVLFSGERYDAGDKLEYLKATIQLATKRDDLGADLLTWMKHFIADK from the coding sequence ATGAAGACTCCAACCAAAGCAGTTATCCCGGTAGCCGGGCTAGGAACACGTTTCTTGCCGGCCACTAAGGCCATGCCTAAAGAGATGCTGCCTTTGGTTGATAAGCCAGTCATTCAGTATGTCGTTGAAGAGTCGGTTCGCTCCGGCCTAACCGACATCCTGTTCGTCACCGGTCGCGACAAGTACGCGCTGGAGAACCACTTTGACTCTGCCGAGGCTCTCGAGTCTCGACTAGAAGAAAAGGGTGACGACGAAAAACTTGCACTGGTTCAGAACCCAACCCACCTAGGAAACATTCACTATGTTCGCCAGGGTGGAGCCAAGGGTCTGGGCCATGCAGTCCTAGCATCTCGTTCGTTCACCGGAGGAGAGCCGTTTGCGGTTCTCCTCGGTGACGACGTGATCGAAGAATCAAGCCACCTGCTTGAGCGCATGATTGAAGTCTTTGTTGAGACCCAGTCATCGGTGGTGGCCTTGGTTGAAGTGCCAATGACTGAGATTCACAAGTATGGATCAGTCAAGCCAGCCGGTCAGAATGGTGACGTAGTTAGCGTCTCTGACTTTGTTGAGAAGCCAAAGGCTGAAGTTGCGCCTTCTAACTACGCGGTAATTGGCCGCTACATTTTGCGCCCTGAGATTTTAGACATTATTGAAACCCTTGAGCCTGGTGCCGGCGGCGAGATTCAGCTGACCGACGCCCTGGCAATTGCTGCCCGCAACCCAGAGACCTCTGGTGGCGTGGTTGGTGTGCTGTTCTCTGGTGAGCGTTATGACGCCGGCGACAAGCTTGAGTACTTGAAGGCCACCATTCAGTTGGCCACCAAGCGTGACGACCTAGGTGCAGATCTTCTGACCTGGATGAAGCACTTCATCGCTGATAAGTAA